The genomic DNA CGAACTGCGTTCGTTCTGCAATGGAACCGCTGGTAATGCCGGCGGCGGCGATGGCGAAGGCCCATTGGTAGAGGAAGTGGGAGTAGTCGAAGGAGGCGGAGTCGGAGGCGAAGGGGATGGACTTAAGGGCGAAGAAATGTTTGCCGATGAAGCCATTTGAGGGGGTGCCAAAGGCGAAGGCGAATCCAAAGAGGTAGTAGAAGAGGCCGCCGGCCGCGGCGTCGAGGACGTTGGTGAGCATGATGTTCATGGTGTTCTTGGCTCGGACGGAGCCGGCGCAGAGCATGGCGAAGCCGAGCTGCATCGAGAAGACCAGGTAGGCCGAGAAGAGGAGGTAGGTGGTGTCGACGGCATAGCCGGTATCGACGAACTTGTCGGCGACGACAGAGAACTGGTCGCAGATGtaggaggcggcggcggcggcgttgGTGGTGTTGGCGCCGAAGAACTGCGCCAACTGGTTAGCCGAGCAACTCTCCGACGCCATtggtggggagagagagagagagagagagagagataaagagagagtTTAGACCGTAGACTTGAATTGGATGATCGGATTCTTGTTTTATGGATGGAGATTTTTGACTTTTCACCGTTTCACAGTATGAATGATGGGGGGCTTTTGGATGTAATTTTGAGGCTTAAATGGGGACGAGATGGTCATTTGGGGCGTTCGATACGTGATGACATTCTGATGTTTGCATTCGCGCGTTATACAAAATAGTCCTTCAAGTTGTTATTATTGACTGTATTTGGCCCATATGCTTTctacaattataataataataataatgacgtGTCCCccccaattttcttcttttatgagACGACCATGTGCAGTTTGGTAAATTCACGTGCACAAATTATGTAcagttttatattaaatatacacaaatttatatatataaacatgttCTAAAATGtcttgaaatattaataaattaaatcaaaagttatgtttttaaaaatttataataaccaaagtatattatattttactatgaGAGTGTTAATTATGTCTTAAAGGGAAATACTTAAACACcaataaatgtatattatttttaaattaggtatatttattatatcttattttcaacatttaaacaattttattgattaattagaTGATTTAAATTACCATACATTCAtcattaactaataaaattgatTAGATGGTTTAAAATACAGTACATTTATCATCAACTAATGTTGACGTTCAGAATTGGTCAATCGTAATTCGTTGGTCTGCACTGGTATAATGAATCCGAGAGGGAGAAATGAgttatttggtttagtttgttGATCCACCAGCCAGTTGGCCCCTATAAAATACTCCGATGCTCAAATAAGTAAATGAGTAAGTAAATGCAGAATGTCAGCAAGTTGGCAGGAAAAAACATACCATGTCTCTAGGGAGAACTAGTTGATATATAGGAGAAAGAGATGTCATCCTGCATATGATGTACgtctgcaggtgatgggacaTAATATCTAGTGCCGGCGAAAGTGCCCATGCAGCAGTAAGGTGCTGATGAGACCTTCATTAATGTCAATGGGatttgtcattaatgaggatgtgatCTAAGGTGGCACGCGAAAATTCAGAAGTGACTATAATGATATTGTTGCAAGGGTCAGGATAAGACCGACATGGACTGATAAAATGGCCCGAGAGAACAGGGCCAAGCTAGGCCTGAATGACCCAGCTAGGATGACCCTTAGCCCATTAATATTATCTAGCATATAATTTTCTCGTTATGCGAGCTGATCGATTAAGCTGACGAATTGCAAGagtcgctgggagctcgctcgaaGTGTAGTTGGGAGTTCACTCGTATCAAGCCCGCTTGGTCCTGCGATCTAAGCTCGGGTTCCAATAATGTGTGAGCTCGCTTCGACGAACTCAGATTGGGGTTTACGGGGCTTTATGCCATTGGGCTGATCTGCTAGGTCAATCCCAGCCCATAAAAAGTAGAGCAAAAAATATTCGTAATAActaataaatttgttatttaggGATCTTCAATTACGATCAGTCTTTATCTCAGACCATCCTAATATCTTTAAAACTTATAGTTCACTTGTTGCATGATCTTAGGTGAGTGAACAAGTTTGCTACAATCCAAAATCGTGGGACATAATCTCTTTGATAAACACGTGATTGCATAGTTTAACATGGAGACAGAATCAAACCCATGCCCTCACAGTATCTCAAGCTTCTGAAAGTGTGCAACAGATTGTTTGCGCTATCTTGAAGCATTCACTTATTAAGATATTAgatgtgatttttgtttttatttttcatgaataaaagtttgtcaaaattaaaatgaaaatattatttgtacacataattttaacatttagaATAATACTCATACATTAAAACtctattaagataatttatctgtaaagttcaaaataaattatctgAATgggaaaaatgataaatttatcttgaaagtttaagataaaaagtcaatatgacttatttttaaaaaaattaacaaatataatgaaaataatttttattcaggatgtttttcatattttatatttttcaatctatattttgattaacaaacgctaccttagTGACATATTCCACAATAGATCTCATTAAGTTcacaatatatagatatataaaggattatagttataaaaatattgcatactttttttaattttaaaatgtttggaTAATGTTTCAATTTGaatctttaaaataaaatgtgtTGGACCCATTGATAtgctttttctaattttaaactttatatgttttgtgattttaatattttatgaaattattttaatttagattGGTATGtattaattcttgaattttggcATGCTTCTTATATTTCTAAAATCATCTAAACCGTTAAATAATGATTTAAGTGGtttgaaacaaataataatttaattataatttaaaaaatattttttaaaccatCTAAATTGACCATTACACAGCTTATTAATTAACCCAATATTCAAACCCACTTTCCTAAACACAtgtttgtttataaaattttattttttacttttatttcaacCTGGTAAAGAAAGCTCCCAATTATTGCTTCTCCATGGCCAAAAAAGGCTGTTTTTTATCCAAACAGAAGCACCTTTATCCAAACAGAAGTGGTTTTTGACTTGTCTAACTGCGCAGCCAAACAGGTCATAAGAATGGCACACATTAAAGGCAAAGTCATTCATTGACTTGTCTCCTTCTGTCTATCCAATTAAGAGTGCCATAAATATAAGTTGAAGCTAAATGCCAGATGTCAAAGCAAATATCCACATCTAAGTGTAAAACAGAACAAAGAAACTGCTGTATTGAGATGAAATGGTCATACACTGTTGGCCATACTCAATTCAGATAAGCCAATGTCAACTTCAGACAGTTTAATTGGTAAACTTGAAGAACAAACAGATCAAAGTTTGGTACTAACAGCCATTGCTGAAAACTAGTTTGATTTCACAGCTATAACCAGTATGCATTTCTGTAGAACTTCTGCTTCTGATGATAGTGAGaattctctctctacatatatatatatatatatgtatatattcacgCTATTCAGATGCTCTTAGTTGCTTCTTCCTTTGCTTCCTGCGTTGCTCGCGCAAACCTGAAGAAAGAGATCAGTTGTCAAATATAACAACTAGAAGCTGGAGGGAAATGGACTAAATTTTCgaaaacaaaggaaaaaggGGGACAAATGTTAGTACgtttcttctcctcttttctCTTCCGCCTCAAGTTTTCTACATTTCGTCGTTTTTCTGCAATTTCTTTCAGATCCATGATCTGAGAATGTATGACagggaaaggagaagagagatcAGAAGTTGGAAAGAGTAAGAAGAAAAGGAGTAAAGATATAGGAAATGAGGCAGATATTGAGTATGATATTCCAACAGAAACAAGGCACATGGTATGAATATGAATGAATTTATAGTGGCGGCGGCGGCTATGTTGAACAGAGCAACATCAATCAATACAAATGACCCTTTTCATAACAAAAACTAGGGCATGCGACAAGTAATCACATTGCATCAGGGGACCTAAAACGGTGCAGCAAAGTATGACCCGTGATTGcataagaaacaaaataaaaccgGTACTTAGCCCATGATTATTTAAAAATCCAAAGACATACACACTGGCCTCTGATATCTGATAATGTGATTGCTTCCTTTTCAAATCGGGCAGCTTGTGCATGCCAAAGTACCTATGACTCAATTTCAACATTTTTTGTCTGCAACTAAAAGTATGTCAAGTGAAGGTACCAATGAAGGCAAGTCGCTATTGCATCCTCAGGCAACATAAAAAAGTAGATGCTAGTCATCAGTAAGGGACTACTATAATATTCAACGACATGTCCCAAAGCTGGTCTGGGAGAAGCTAAAATACCACTGCCAAAGTCATGAATTTGTCAAACAATAAATCCTTCTAATCATTGATGATACACTGCACTATTTCTAACTGTAGAAggtaaagaaaatataaagcaCACAAATAGACTCTATGATTTTAGACTCTGGGACATTGCTGAGCATTTGAGTGAACCAGATAAACCTCATCAACTAAAAGGAGCCGAATTTCTGTCCACAGAAAGACGATAACACTAATAATATAAACACAAACATCATACAATTCTCAAGATTTACCTCATGACCAGCATTTTTAAGTGCCTGTAGTGGTTCCACACAATCCTGACCTATAAccattaattttccttttttgccTTCTCTTGAATTTGTGATGTTACCAAGCCTCTGTGTAGCTAATTCTTCAAATTGGTGTTGAAGAAGAGGTGAAACACCAGCCTGAGGAAAGCAAGACTCAATAGATTGGATTAGATTATCAACAAAGCAAAACAAGCCTGCCTTCAAATATACTGGAAAATACAAGATGAAGTACGAATTTTTCAGCAGGGAAGAAAACAAGAAGGAACAAAGGGAAATACCACAATTTTCTAGCAAGATTTGCGAACATTACATTGACATGAGGATCCGTTTAGCTCCCTAAGAACCATAATAGTACTGCTAATGCAACCGTAGCACTGCTGCGGTATAAATCTTCATGTCTATTATGTTAGTGTCTCTGGCTACTAGGATTCCAAAAGGGCAGTAATAGAATCTTTTCAGATAGTAAATTATTCTGCAGAGAAAATAGAGCTTTTCTTGGCTTTTTAGACAAAAGCCAGCCCTTTGGCAGTGCTCTGTCTCTTCTTTATTCCCCTTtcttaaatattcaaaaatggCAAAAACTGACCAGATTAGCCCTCTTAATCAGGTAGCTATTCCTAATCATATAAAGACAGGAATGGAATGTACCAACTATTTGTCAAGTGGTAAATTTAGAGTCAGGAAATATTGCAACAAAAACTATAAACTACAAGTAAAAGTGGTATTCTGCCTTTTGTGCTAGACTGGCTCTTGCAATCCCACATTTTTATATCTTCTAAAAAATGGCTGGAATTTCATTGATAACAAATGAATCAAACCTCTTGTAATATAAGAATAAATAGGCCTTCCATGACATAAGAAAGTGGTCAATGTGACCATGTGAACAAGAAcaaaagaagaatgaagaaacTCTGATGAAATAAAAGAAGGAAGATCTAAAAATATTACTCCTGCTAAAAAGCGATGTGAAAATGTTTTTGGTTGCAGAGGCCGTGAAAGCAGCATATTCAGCTCCTGCAGTTTCAAATAATAAAGTTATAATGAGACTAAAAGTCCTCACGCACAAGCTTTCAAATGCATGCCTACGAGAACAATTGCAATTAACAGACAAAAAGAGCCATAGTTTGAACAAACCTGTTGCAGCTTCTTTAGATGCGTGGTATTGGCTTTCTTTTGCTTATAACTGTTCACCTTTTCCTCTTCGCTTTCATCATCCTCCATATCTAATTCAATTGATTTAGCATTTCGTTCAAACCAATTTTTCTCTGCCTTTTcctacaaaataagaaaaacctaTATGAACAGAATGCACACTGCAAGAATCTATCTTGAAGTTATAGCAGCTTCTTTAAGTACACTAACAAGGTGCATTAGGAGTGCATGAGGCTCCTGCAttgcaaacacacacacacacacatagagagagagagagagagcattttATTGAGCAATAAATGCGGAGAATAAAAGGTGAATactgttattttctttttccctgtTTTATGCACGCATAAAGGAAGCACACTCAAGTGATTTCAGATGCTAATATAAGATCCTATGGTTCCAGTGAAGAACTAATAAccaattatttgttttttgaacCACAATATAGCAATTAAAACAATTGATTTCAAAACTAATACAAAGGCAATCTTTTGATGCATTCAGATCCAATCAGTCCTGAATGCATTTATAAAAGAAAGTGCAGATGGGTCCAAAAGGGTCTGCCCACTGCGGGATCCAGGTGCAATTACTCTAGAAGACTAGTGgtgttatttaagaaaaaaaaaaaactgaaaatgtttGCCAATAACTGTTGGCGATGGCAGGTAAGACCGAGACAAACCTAACCTACAGCATTAATTGTACAAATTAACTTCTCCAAACCCTTGAGTTCCCAATCTTGGCAGCCAAAGCTTTCAGCCTAACAGTAAGCAAGGCCCCTTGTGCAAAAGTTACCAACACATAAGGAATTATTACCTGGGAGTCCTTCCGCAAAATCTTGTCTATTTGACGTGCAAGAGATAATCGTTTGGCAACTTCTGGCATATAAGAGATCTTTACAGGAAATCGTCGAAAACCTTCCTGAATACAGGAGCAGAGGTATTGTTATGCAAGAAGTTGATACCCATTATTCCTAGAAGAATAGATATAAAACATTGTCAAGTATAACTACTTCCAAAATAGTTTTTCCTTGTCTCAAAAATGTACACTATAGAGCCATTAACTGCAAAGAAAGTTCTTGTTTATCTAATTTAAAACCCAATAATTGGAGGCGTAATATACTTATCGTCATCACCATGAAAAAGAGGACACCAGAATCAACAAATGAAATGTATTCCAAAGTCGATCAGTTTACACCAATTCTACGAAAGGTCAATGTGAGCTCATCTATTTAGagcaattattattttttttccctggTGCAACAACAACCAGTAAGTGCTCCAGTGAAAAACAGTGATACTATTGATGTTGATGGTAATGCTTAGAAACAAGCAAGACCAAAATCAACTCCTGTTGAGATAATAAAGAAAGATGTAATACACTATGATTTAATGGAAAAACTATTTCCTCAATATAGTGGATTGGAGAAAAAGGATCAATGaattctatttttcatttatttatttattcgtaTATACTTTCTTTCTATCCAATAAAGGATAGGGAGGACTGAGGAGCAATTGAAGCAGCAACACAAACGGGCCACTCACATGGCATCAACTTCAAGGACAACTAATGCAAGCAGTTTTGCTGCAACAAATAGAGGGCAAGACAAGTGTAGGTGCTCAAGTTCACTTGGCCACCATCACTAGTGGTCCACAGTCAGTTCCCAAATAACTGTACAAAAGACTTTACCTTTGAAAATGATTTGCACAAAGCAGCAAATTTAGATGCATCATTTGGTGAGACTAAGGTAATGCTACATCCATCAGAGAAGGCTCTAGCAGTTCTTCCACTTCTGTGAACGTAAACCTGGCAACAAATTATGTACTTTGTCAACAAGGACAAACTTTGAAGGGgaaggggggtggggggggacAACCAAAGTTAAGGCCACAAGAAGAATCAAACAAACACGAGGCTTGAACCATAACAAAATAGAGAATGAAAAACAAGTCATTACTTCTGCTGAATGTGGAAGTTGATAATGTAGGACAGTTCGAACACCAGGAATATCAAGTCCTCTTGCTGCAACATCAGTCGCAATGAGTATACCATGTTCATTTGCACGAAAACGGTCAATTGCCTGCATTATTACAGAACATTTGAAGAACAAAGAGCAGAGAATCATCTAGCAGTAAAGAGAAACTGGTTTCTTTACAACCAACCCTCCCCgccccaaccaaaaaaaaaaaatttaacaaaaaaagaaggaaaatggaaggaaaaaattaatacaaCTAAATTTTCCATAAAACCAATAACTGTAGCATTGACTTCTTTTCTTTACATTCTtttattcacacacacacacacagaggcaAAATATAAGTTGCTACAATTAAAGGGTGAATGACTAGGCATTAGCATACTCCTTGCAAGGGATAATCCAAGGTCTTGGTTCCAGTATAATTCATGACACCAATTAAAAAATCAACTGATAAAGGGAGCAAGTGAAAGATAATAGAATTAACAATAAGGCATACAAATCTGTATGTACAACAGGACATTTGGCTGTCTAACAAGCAACTTAGAAGTACTAGAaataataaatgctaaaaatcaCTTTTAGATCAAATTCAAACGGTGATCTTTGAAGGAGGCAGGGAACTTTTAGGCATCTTTCTAATAACTTTGTTACTGTTCAGTATTCATCACAAATATAAAGACAGATCTTCAATATAagtatgcatgcatgcataaatTGATCTGAATATCAAAACAATCTTGCAGTGGCTTTGGATACGGCAATAGGAGTTGGTAAGTTTACCCACGCTGTAAGCAAAAGATTTTCTCTtaaataacaaagaaaagaaCGCATTGAAATCAACCCTGGTTAAATAGGCTTATCCAGCTAGGCCTAGACCTTAGTTTACAATTAGAAAATTTGTGTGAAAAATTGGACACGCACCAGATAACTGAAGAATGTCtctccttttgatggaaaatacactttaataatatcataatatttttttatgtttaggTAAATAACATTTCAACTCATCATCGTTGTCGTCATCGTCATCAAaaaccttaatcccattaggtggaatctgctacatgaattttagctctCCACTCATCTCTATCAATATAgtcatatttgataaaataacatttcaaccAAGTAAATGTATTTGTCATCAtaattgttttgtttatttctcaAAGATACATTAAGAGGGATAGGAACCAAATTAAAGCCATGGGCCTCTAGTAAACTAACTCTGCATGCCAAACCTGAAACTAGTAAAACTCTAAAGATGGTAACTTTTAGATACATCTAGAAAAATTTGAGAACCAACACAACATTGTCAGGCAGCTTTCTCATAGACAGAAATACTGACAAGAAACGTGATGCAAACCTTTAAGCGAGCTCGCTGTTGCATCTGAGCATGAAGTGTCCAAACATTAATTCCAAGAATCCGCAAAAGGGAAGAAGTATGGCGTAAAGCTGCAATTGATGTACAGAAAACCATTGTGCGGCCTTGTCCATGAACACTCAATATATAGTATAGATAAGCATCTTTGTCTTCTTCCTTGCATCTACAACCAATTATGCGTACATATCATTTCATGGGAGTAGCTGTTACCCTCAAAATAAGGAAGAAATGTGGTAGTGAATAAACAAAAGGCTATAACACATATTAAAGCAATTGGTAGAACCTCTCCATCAGCTTGAATACATTAAAACAGAGGCCAAATGACAACAGgcacacatttatatatttatacaataaCCTCACTTTTAcgatttctaaaatttgaacCGCAAAATTTACAGCTTTCATTTTGGCTGCGGAAACTTAAGAAACCTCGAGTAAAAAACAAGGCCTTCTGTTCCAACATACTCAGCAGAAAACAGATTATCTATgattatttccataatagaaataaaatttacttgttaagattaaaataaacatttgcTTCAATTTTAACACTTTCCATCTAAGAACTACTTATATTTATCAGCAATAGCTTTCTATAATTGCCAATGCTGGGCTTGTCACCATCATGTCCTATCCATCAGTTGTGTCATATGATATCCACACTACTTGTCtaatatttaaactaaataagCTACTTAGCCATTAAATATAAAACTGTCAAATGTTTTGAAGAGATTCTCAAGGCTGCTTAGCAAGTTGTGAGCACAATAGTATTAGTCTTAAAAGTAGAAGTTGTGCCAGTTATCAAACTTAATGAGACAATATCCAAATTAGGGTTAAAAATATTCAAGACATTTGCCAATACAGGACATCTACATCAAATAACTGGAAGAACAACCAAATACAAGTATAGGGGCCTGAATGTTGCCCATGGTCACAAACTGAAGAGAAGGCAAAAAGAACtacatactcaataaatgactCCTCAAGTTTATCTGCCACAATTGATTCACTTGTCAGATCAACAATGGCAGCATTTTCTTTCATGCCTGCCCGTTGAGAGAGAGTTTCTATAGAATTTAATTCACCATTCATCAGTTGCTTTGATCTCAGTGACCCATGCTTTAGCTTTTTGCGGAAATCAGCAGATAAAGCTAGAGTTGCCGAAAACACAAATGTTTGTCTTTTCTTCCTCTGGAGGTTTGTAACTGTCACACAATTCTGTGCATCTGGAAGATGCCCTTCATGTGAGCTACTTGTCATTGGAAGCATGTCAATTATGGAGTGTAGCTCACGAAAATGACCATTCTCTACCATACGATCAGCCTCATCCAACACAAAGAAAGATAGTGAATGCAACTGCAAAAAGCAAAATATGTAATTCAGAATTATTCTGACCAATTTTATATCAAATGATAAAACAACAGAAGGTAGGTGACTGTAGCTCCACAAGTTTTTGGATGAGATAAGAACTTCAATGGTAGGATAATGTGGAACTATGCAAAGCTAATATCaactcaaagaaaatatgaCCATCATCCCGAAAAACGCCAAAATGAATGCCAAAAAATTCTCTAAAGGCAATGCATCAATAAGAGTACCCACCAGAAACTCTGTTACAGTTAAAACTCATTTTCAGTTTAGACTTGAGACTTTCTAGTTGAGAGAATATAAAGTAACGAATAGTTCTATAAATGGGGAACTTCTAGCTTCCCCAAAATTAGGTTACAACTATGACTATGAGGACAACCTAAATTGAAAGAACAGAATTTTTCCATGGAGATTATAATGCATCAATTTCCTTCCAAACTTATTTATTCATACAATCACAATTCTACGTATCTTGTTTTGTtctgagagtaaaaataatgatataaaGCATAAAATTATCCCCCCTCTCAAACACATTAAGTATTTGGATGAGATGATGGTCAACAATCAAAGCAGGCAAAGTTTTTGGATTAAAAGTTCGCTGCCAACTCAATGTTTAAATGTATGCCTGTCTGTTGACTAGTTATGCAAGGAAGTCTGGCCACTTGTAACTTGTGAGGGGTgtattaagaataaaaataacaatgtaCACAATAAAGTTATCCCCTTCATTCTCTAAGTGCTTAAGCTTTTGGGTGAGATGATGATAAATCACTTGAGATGGTACTAGGGAAAACCAAGGTTCTAGGATTAAACCTCTACTCCAAaccaatatttaaataattgtatgTGCTTGTTCTAACCAAGCAATGAAGTCAATCATATGTGAGGGGCACGCTGaaagtacaaaaaaattatataaaaaataaagttaccCTTCACTCCGACAACTTAAAACCTTTCGATGAGATAGTGGTTAATAACTTAACATGTTGAAACTATTTACCTTCATTCTATTGACTAGCTTATGGCAACTCAACTTTGAAACCTTTGGTAAAACTATTATTTGCACTTGAAGACACTCTTATTTCTTCTTAGAA from Diospyros lotus cultivar Yz01 chromosome 4, ASM1463336v1, whole genome shotgun sequence includes the following:
- the LOC127800299 gene encoding DEAD-box ATP-dependent RNA helicase 13 is translated as MASRPPKKKTKNAKRGKDSEQLERFDSLRWNSSLAETDDSFSLFTGTNDLEGGFLSLEEIDEVDYGLEIPKPESENKEEDSKQLTKSKKRKQRDDDDDDGSGQSGSDAEAGSERKVDEEIIEVKKQKKRKKKKKNNNNNKKDKTSEEKQESKTEVSDPKNDTEGDLVDEAEYYAWNELRLHPILMKSIHRLRFKEPMPIQKACIPAAAHQGKDVIGAAETGSGKTLAFGLPILQRLLEECEKAGRLVAEKGEASDEIAPRGLLRALIITPTRELALQVTDHLKEVAKGTNIRVVPIVGGMSTEKQERLLKSRPEIVVGTPGRLWELMSGGEIHLVELHSLSFFVLDEADRMVENGHFRELHSIIDMLPMTSSSHEGHLPDAQNCVTVTNLQRKKRQTFVFSATLALSADFRKKLKHGSLRSKQLMNGELNSIETLSQRAGMKENAAIVDLTSESIVADKLEESFIECKEEDKDAYLYYILSVHGQGRTMVFCTSIAALRHTSSLLRILGINVWTLHAQMQQRARLKAIDRFRANEHGILIATDVAARGLDIPGVRTVLHYQLPHSAEVYVHRSGRTARAFSDGCSITLVSPNDASKFAALCKSFSKEGFRRFPVKISYMPEVAKRLSLARQIDKILRKDSQEKAEKNWFERNAKSIELDMEDDESEEEKVNSYKQKKANTTHLKKLQQELNMLLSRPLQPKTFSHRFLAGAGVSPLLQHQFEELATQRLGNITNSREGKKGKLMVIGQDCVEPLQALKNAGHEIMDLKEIAEKRRNVENLRRKRKEEKKRLREQRRKQRKKQLRASE